In a single window of the Roseiconus lacunae genome:
- a CDS encoding formylglycine-generating enzyme family protein: MSITTIFTRPLSFFRSSSRSRAKAESVAAPVLDFPNAPPDIRILVRQRQYAHIVRPQDGLQFDDESLKYAWKAIDHDMAYVPGGAVILQGEYATTTADGLSLIPQTLGTSDVESLFIDRWCVTNADYKRFVDEGGYDDVNLWPEQILTTVLQFVDQTQQPGPAGWAKGSPIVGTEAQPVTGVSWYEANAYAQWTGKRLPTSAEWQRAATWSLSSSDSLQECRYPWGNSFDPGFANTWASGRHQVASIHDFPKGNTPDGVRQLVGNVWEWINTQYMLAATEEVSMHATDPMAEIRGGAYDSYFHSHTTCQSRSADTLTARKPNIGFRCCFSATGLEPPDTSN, translated from the coding sequence GTGTCGATCACCACGATATTTACTCGTCCGCTGAGCTTTTTTCGCTCCTCAAGTCGGTCGCGTGCGAAGGCGGAATCGGTAGCCGCGCCCGTCCTTGATTTTCCGAACGCACCGCCCGACATTCGAATCCTTGTGCGGCAGCGACAGTACGCACACATTGTGCGGCCCCAAGACGGCTTGCAGTTTGACGACGAATCACTGAAATATGCCTGGAAAGCAATCGACCATGACATGGCCTACGTCCCCGGCGGCGCCGTAATCCTGCAAGGTGAGTACGCGACGACAACAGCCGACGGCTTGTCACTGATTCCACAAACGCTTGGCACGAGCGATGTCGAGTCGCTGTTTATCGATCGATGGTGCGTGACCAACGCAGACTACAAACGATTCGTCGACGAGGGCGGCTATGACGATGTCAATTTGTGGCCAGAGCAGATATTGACGACTGTCTTGCAGTTCGTCGATCAGACCCAGCAGCCGGGACCAGCCGGATGGGCCAAGGGCAGCCCGATCGTCGGTACCGAAGCCCAGCCGGTCACCGGAGTTTCCTGGTACGAAGCGAATGCTTACGCCCAATGGACGGGAAAACGATTGCCGACAAGTGCGGAATGGCAACGCGCTGCGACTTGGAGCTTGAGCAGCAGTGACAGCTTACAGGAATGCCGCTATCCCTGGGGCAATTCCTTTGATCCCGGTTTCGCCAACACCTGGGCGAGCGGTCGACATCAAGTTGCCTCGATTCATGACTTTCCGAAAGGCAACACGCCTGACGGGGTCCGCCAACTCGTTGGCAATGTCTGGGAATGGATCAACACCCAGTACATGCTCGCGGCAACAGAAGAAGTCTCGATGCACGCGACCGATCCCATGGCAGAGATTCGCGGTGGTGCCTACGACAGCTACTTTCACTCGCACACCACCTGTCAAAGTCGCAGCGCCGACACGTTGACGGCACGCAAGCCCAATATCGGGTTTCGTTGTTGCTTCTCCGCCACCGGACTTGAGCCTCCGGATACGTCGAACTAG
- a CDS encoding response regulator: protein MAEKKVLVIDDSATIRKLVDSHLSPAGYAVTLAPTAEEGLQLAEEIRPDLILLDHQLPGTTGFEVCQQLAASSTLQMIPVVVSSTLRKKAYVEYADLDNVVDMLPKPYTENLLKTTVENAIETAAMIVESQSKGSAVPEIIGETAEPDFAGRFNIFGVREVIDFLNNGNKKGVLEIEAERLRLWVYLDRGRVQGINATGLQPEETQMIVDRLPESLQNLSEVLRLTIAGRGSAEFDGFVQLMDKRVLDPRLTAKLLRFQAAMLIGMVKDRPLKGFQFRALSEFPSLQRDLPLEIGLMGILVEYALNCDADKLPQDESSLRYVRRAIRGQNLDRAGLSAKHMKVLNLLSEARSIDDLQQRLNWDREELRRVLCGFVAADVLECKRDESEGKFVAYETNSIVAAQLRGALKQTDGPFVGKVVRDTLTLQLLVKRTQPDAVFFAVDTPQSCDAIRDGYTSAAETFTNARKIVLAPAQVIDDPNVPWERLLGFVPDRLIKTPYKYETLIETMRQLDAIPIARSENASDSPAPGIAAATAVGPNHANPEIEALS, encoded by the coding sequence ATGGCCGAAAAAAAAGTCTTGGTCATCGACGATAGTGCGACCATTCGAAAGCTGGTCGATTCGCACCTCAGCCCTGCCGGTTACGCTGTCACGCTCGCACCAACGGCCGAAGAAGGATTGCAGCTGGCAGAGGAGATACGCCCAGACCTGATTCTCCTCGATCACCAGCTTCCGGGCACGACAGGATTCGAAGTCTGCCAACAGTTAGCCGCGTCATCGACACTGCAGATGATCCCCGTGGTCGTCAGCTCGACCCTGCGAAAGAAAGCGTATGTGGAATACGCTGACCTGGACAACGTCGTCGATATGTTGCCCAAACCCTATACAGAGAATTTGCTTAAGACGACAGTCGAGAACGCGATCGAAACCGCGGCGATGATTGTCGAATCACAAAGCAAGGGATCTGCGGTACCTGAAATCATCGGCGAAACGGCTGAACCTGATTTTGCCGGGCGATTTAACATCTTTGGTGTCCGCGAAGTCATCGACTTTCTAAACAACGGCAACAAGAAAGGTGTTTTGGAAATCGAAGCGGAACGTTTGCGTTTGTGGGTGTACCTCGACCGCGGACGTGTTCAAGGAATCAACGCGACGGGACTTCAGCCTGAAGAAACGCAGATGATCGTCGATCGCCTGCCCGAATCACTGCAGAATCTCTCGGAAGTCTTACGCCTAACGATCGCCGGGCGTGGCTCGGCAGAATTCGACGGATTCGTTCAGTTGATGGATAAGCGAGTACTCGATCCGAGACTGACCGCAAAACTATTGCGATTCCAAGCCGCGATGCTAATCGGAATGGTCAAAGATCGCCCGTTGAAAGGGTTTCAATTCCGCGCCCTCAGCGAATTCCCGTCATTGCAGCGAGACCTTCCACTCGAAATCGGACTGATGGGCATTCTAGTCGAATACGCGTTGAACTGCGACGCCGACAAGTTGCCTCAGGACGAATCCTCCCTGCGTTATGTACGTCGAGCGATTCGTGGACAAAACCTGGATCGAGCGGGTTTGTCGGCCAAGCATATGAAAGTCCTCAATCTATTGAGTGAAGCGAGATCGATCGATGACCTGCAGCAACGTCTGAACTGGGATCGTGAGGAATTACGTCGCGTGCTTTGTGGCTTCGTTGCCGCGGACGTTCTGGAATGCAAACGGGATGAGAGTGAAGGTAAGTTTGTCGCGTACGAAACGAATTCGATTGTCGCCGCCCAATTGCGTGGTGCTCTCAAGCAAACGGACGGACCGTTTGTCGGCAAGGTTGTCCGCGACACACTGACGTTGCAACTGCTTGTCAAACGGACCCAGCCTGACGCGGTGTTTTTCGCAGTCGACACGCCACAAAGTTGTGACGCGATCCGCGACGGTTACACATCGGCTGCCGAAACCTTCACGAACGCCCGAAAAATCGTACTCGCGCCGGCACAAGTCATTGATGACCCCAACGTACCTTGGGAACGATTGTTGGGCTTTGTACCAGATCGTTTGATTAAAACACCTTATAAGTACGAAACACTGATCGAGACGATGCGTCAATTGGATGCGATTCCGATCGCTCGCTCGGAAAACGCCTCCGACAGTCCTGCCCCCGGGATCGCGGCTGCCACTGCCGTCGGACCCAACCACGCTAATCCAGAAATCGAGGCCCTTTCATGA
- a CDS encoding FHA domain-containing protein, with protein sequence MSRSTSPTVSSFFLTIHRPGKSSLQHQLEEGRSVFLGRGPSCGIHVDGDGVAEIHCLIDVEDDVVSVQDWASDAGTVIDGNKIEDKTEMKVGDSIVLGSVRVELGGGKAKPAPREPDLIEETTPVEAPAKNAVATDSIDASFGTDVTLGSIEPAFDQEHDASDLDESIGQEDDVIAAMPILEDLSAPEPSEPASSTSFGSAFSDPTQALDQDLDWDPSELDDEEVDPEVVALLRSEIEDLRIQLAERDEQLAAYSGTEGFADQPPRIDSDDVDFGSPNLADRVDELLAELEEHDDRVATLQELLQTAEVQNQAEHEERACLETWVSEIEQRIGQRESEFQAEQDALRQRLDDTCEERNKLQQMLHAAKQRIGGKSVEETLDDETLKELQRRNADLHSQLDEANKQVAGLKRQVERLKSEDPESVQSLRAELAKEKADVSRMRFQLSKQLEEIGNVPVAKDQPDREFAFKLKTLREHLREIHEEEKADRDQKGDSLFGRISNLWKRVDDQY encoded by the coding sequence ATGAGCCGATCTACTTCTCCTACCGTCTCGTCATTTTTCCTGACCATTCATCGCCCAGGAAAATCCTCGCTCCAACACCAGCTCGAAGAAGGACGCAGCGTCTTCCTGGGGCGGGGGCCGTCGTGTGGCATTCACGTCGATGGTGACGGAGTCGCTGAAATCCATTGTTTGATCGATGTCGAAGACGATGTTGTTTCTGTCCAAGACTGGGCGTCCGACGCGGGGACAGTCATCGACGGTAACAAAATCGAAGACAAGACCGAAATGAAGGTAGGTGATTCGATCGTTCTCGGAAGCGTCCGCGTTGAATTGGGTGGTGGAAAAGCAAAACCGGCGCCGCGTGAACCGGATTTGATCGAAGAAACGACACCTGTAGAAGCTCCGGCCAAAAACGCGGTGGCGACCGATTCTATCGACGCGAGCTTCGGCACAGACGTTACCTTGGGATCGATCGAACCAGCCTTCGATCAAGAACACGATGCATCCGATTTGGATGAGTCGATTGGCCAAGAAGACGACGTGATTGCCGCGATGCCAATTCTAGAGGATCTTTCGGCACCGGAACCTTCCGAGCCAGCGTCTTCGACATCGTTTGGTTCTGCATTTAGCGATCCAACACAGGCCTTGGACCAGGACCTGGACTGGGATCCGTCGGAGCTCGATGATGAAGAAGTGGATCCTGAAGTTGTTGCACTCCTACGATCCGAGATCGAAGACCTGCGAATCCAACTCGCCGAACGAGACGAGCAACTGGCCGCGTATTCTGGAACCGAGGGTTTCGCCGACCAACCGCCACGGATTGATTCCGACGACGTTGATTTCGGATCCCCCAACCTTGCCGATCGAGTGGACGAGCTTTTGGCCGAACTCGAAGAACACGACGACCGTGTTGCCACCTTGCAAGAATTGCTCCAAACGGCAGAGGTTCAAAACCAAGCTGAGCACGAAGAACGCGCTTGTCTTGAAACTTGGGTCAGCGAAATCGAGCAACGGATCGGTCAACGTGAGTCGGAATTCCAAGCCGAACAGGATGCTTTGCGGCAACGCTTGGACGACACCTGCGAAGAACGCAACAAATTACAGCAGATGCTCCATGCGGCCAAGCAACGAATCGGCGGCAAAAGTGTCGAAGAAACACTGGATGATGAAACGCTCAAAGAATTACAGCGTCGCAACGCGGATCTCCACTCACAGCTAGACGAAGCGAACAAGCAGGTCGCGGGTTTAAAGCGACAAGTCGAGCGTCTAAAGAGCGAAGATCCCGAGTCCGTGCAGTCGCTTCGAGCGGAACTGGCCAAAGAGAAAGCCGACGTTTCGCGGATGCGTTTTCAGTTGTCCAAACAACTCGAAGAAATTGGCAACGTTCCCGTTGCCAAAGACCAGCCTGATCGCGAGTTCGCCTTCAAATTGAAGACTCTGCGGGAGCACCTCCGGGAGATTCATGAAGAGGAGAAGGCCGATCGTGATCAGAAAGGGGATTCGCTATTCGGACGAATTTCGAATCTTTGGAAACGTGTTGACGACCAATATTGA
- a CDS encoding TRAFAC clade GTPase domain-containing protein encodes MTTETYDPQSTDEIILCVCCNAQMDASDDFCEVCHTPAEITRSIAKRNVCPHFISVVGPSNAGKTVYLGLLLDVLCGGARFLKGVPNGAFSLRLQEQVVAALEDRRFPEKTPNESDLWKWLHCVVTDSSKRKVKQVDFVAPDFAGEAIAMELEHPGTYPAVSHIVERTAAFLLLCDSIEVRDNGAREDLFAMKLGSYISQQQGLSHLDKSQDLTPAVAVVFTKSDTCPEAEANPKRFMENNMPRFTDYCEQNFPRHEVFSASVVGSSVLMSNSSGAMSRLPLHIQPRGVIEPLHWAIQNS; translated from the coding sequence ATGACGACCGAAACCTACGATCCGCAATCCACCGATGAAATCATCTTGTGTGTTTGTTGCAACGCTCAGATGGATGCGAGCGATGACTTTTGTGAAGTCTGTCATACCCCGGCCGAGATCACGCGATCGATTGCTAAGCGGAATGTCTGCCCGCACTTCATTTCGGTTGTCGGCCCCAGTAATGCCGGCAAAACCGTGTATCTTGGGCTACTGCTCGATGTACTTTGCGGCGGCGCACGTTTTCTAAAAGGTGTCCCCAACGGCGCGTTTTCGTTGCGATTGCAAGAACAAGTGGTCGCGGCTCTGGAAGATCGACGCTTCCCCGAGAAAACCCCCAACGAGTCTGACTTGTGGAAGTGGCTTCACTGTGTCGTGACGGACTCTTCTAAACGCAAAGTCAAACAAGTGGACTTTGTCGCCCCTGACTTCGCCGGCGAAGCGATCGCGATGGAACTCGAACATCCGGGGACTTACCCAGCGGTGTCTCATATCGTCGAACGAACGGCGGCTTTTTTGCTACTTTGTGATTCAATTGAAGTTCGTGACAATGGAGCCCGTGAAGATTTGTTTGCGATGAAACTCGGGTCCTATATTTCGCAACAGCAAGGGCTATCGCACCTCGACAAGTCACAAGATCTGACCCCTGCCGTTGCGGTTGTTTTTACAAAAAGTGACACCTGTCCGGAAGCAGAAGCGAATCCAAAGCGGTTCATGGAAAACAACATGCCCCGTTTTACGGACTACTGCGAACAGAATTTTCCCAGGCACGAGGTCTTTAGCGCCAGTGTGGTCGGATCTTCGGTTTTGATGAGCAATAGTTCGGGTGCGATGTCACGATTGCCGCTTCACATCCAACCGCGTGGTGTGATCGAACCCTTGCACTGGGCCATTCAAAACAGTTGA
- a CDS encoding GAP1-N2 domain-containing protein codes for MLVEQITYGSANRSRMKGYQVIGQSPGIDASMSAAFCKLAPSHNSIETLPRCDLQDAWGLSFFTLSETHYVVARSVHGAPEYSGRGGFSVVTSALVATGRQLVQYGYHAIDFARTALALGHLILPADDQHQLPQSEMTDKPISLPLPESDFCDSTPAVLPNHAVNWIARETVSLLRDRHKVMIVGDCDALPILTLVFDQLNPSERSTTSFACGLKQSGQRDFRVQFTHETMTPKLKAELDRAGFVSIDIASVLVETR; via the coding sequence ATGCTTGTCGAACAGATCACATACGGGTCGGCAAATCGTAGCCGAATGAAAGGCTACCAGGTGATTGGGCAATCGCCTGGAATCGATGCGTCGATGTCGGCGGCGTTTTGCAAGCTAGCACCGTCGCATAACTCGATCGAGACATTGCCCCGGTGTGACCTTCAAGACGCCTGGGGACTGAGTTTTTTTACGCTATCGGAAACACATTATGTGGTCGCACGGAGCGTTCATGGGGCGCCCGAGTACAGCGGTCGTGGAGGGTTTTCGGTTGTCACCAGCGCACTCGTCGCGACTGGCCGTCAGTTGGTTCAGTACGGGTATCACGCGATCGATTTCGCGCGCACCGCACTTGCGCTCGGACACTTGATTCTTCCGGCGGATGATCAGCACCAACTACCGCAGTCCGAGATGACCGACAAGCCAATTTCGTTGCCACTACCGGAAAGCGACTTCTGCGACAGCACTCCGGCCGTTTTACCCAATCACGCCGTCAACTGGATTGCCCGCGAAACGGTCAGCCTCCTTCGCGACCGTCACAAGGTCATGATCGTTGGTGACTGTGATGCGCTTCCAATTTTGACGCTCGTTTTCGATCAGCTTAATCCTAGCGAACGCAGTACGACCAGCTTTGCGTGCGGTTTAAAACAATCCGGTCAGCGCGACTTCCGTGTGCAATTCACTCACGAAACAATGACACCGAAACTCAAAGCAGAGTTAGATCGAGCCGGTTTCGTCTCCATCGACATCGCTTCGGTTTTGGTCGAGACGCGATAG